A DNA window from Anastrepha obliqua isolate idAnaObli1 chromosome 5, idAnaObli1_1.0, whole genome shotgun sequence contains the following coding sequences:
- the LOC129247588 gene encoding RNA-binding protein 7, with the protein MWQAQQIAAIQLANQLLYSMSAPPGYALNQRPPHLAQSPIDDNGGDTDDEDDEQLRTLYVGNLDDRVTEELLYEIFLQAGPLETIRIPKDNGGRQRSFGFVVYSNRCTPSYAVKLFAGLTLYRKTLTIKLQVDPNASRNRRSLPTDCERYITRPGDNSMLRSTSYPSFYDPGMNDNDISSQFSNPFRTNSPDCTRATTSRSRERGSSDRERDMDFVRDRMNVHSNTRSRPHPYRRDERRQHDESRRQRR; encoded by the coding sequence ATGTGGCAGGCACAGCAAATAGCTGCAATCCAGCTTGCAAATCAATTGCTGTATTCTATGTCTGCGCCACCAGGCTACGCGTTGAACCAGCGACCGCCGCATTTGGCTCAATCTCCAATTGATGATAATGGTGGAGACACAGACGACGAGGATGATGAACAATTACGCACACTTTATGTTGGCAATTTGGACGATCGTGTAACTGAAGAATTACTCTATGAGATTTTCTTACAAGCAGGACCACTCGAAACGATACGCATACCAAAGGATAATGGCGGACGCCAACGAAGTTTTGGATTCGTGGTTTATTCAAATCGTTGTACCCCATCGTATGCTGTTAAATTATTTGCAGGTTTGACACTCTACAGGAAAACGTTAACCATTAAGCTTCAAGTTGATCCAAATGCATCCAGAAATCGCCGCTCATTGCCGACCGACTGTGAACGCTATATTACACGCCCCGGTGACAATAGTATGTTGCGCAGCACAAGTTATCCAAGTTTCTATGATCCAGGTATGAATGACAATGATATCTCATCACAATTTTCCAACCCCTTTCGGACAAACTCACCGGATTGTACAAGAGCTACGACAAGTAGAAGTCGTGAAAGAGGTAGCAGCGATCGCGAACGCGATATGGACTTTGTCAGGGACCGTATGAACGTACATTCAAATACACGTTCCCGTCCGCATCCGTACAGGCGTGATGAACGTCGTCAGCATGACGAAAGCCGTCGTCAACGTAGATAA